One genomic window of Boudabousia tangfeifanii includes the following:
- the fmt gene encoding methionyl-tRNA formyltransferase → MMRCLFAGTPSAAVPVLESLLASDHEVVGVITRPDAPVGRGRKLAPSPVAVVAEAAGIPIIKTKTLKSEDVIEQIKSLQPDVCPIVAYGGLVPEPLLDLGRFGWLNLHFSLLPAYRGAAPVQRAIAAGETETGISIFRLEAGMDTGPVVWQESVPLTEADTATKLLADLAELGAGRMIEVLDKLAANPDLPFTPQPTEGVSLADKITVEDAFIDFADSARMVVRRANSVTEDPGAWTWWRDQRIKLAELVACTREEANAFGPDLPQQVLPGTIFGRKRTLLVACGSDFVQVGKVSVPGKGWRSGADWARGARLETDERMGQEL, encoded by the coding sequence ATGATGCGTTGTTTATTTGCTGGCACGCCTAGTGCGGCCGTTCCTGTACTTGAATCGTTATTAGCCTCTGATCATGAGGTGGTCGGGGTAATTACTCGTCCTGATGCGCCGGTTGGCCGAGGACGGAAATTGGCTCCGAGTCCGGTGGCAGTAGTGGCAGAAGCTGCTGGGATTCCGATCATTAAGACCAAGACGTTGAAGTCCGAGGACGTCATCGAGCAGATTAAGTCCTTGCAGCCAGATGTTTGCCCGATTGTGGCCTATGGCGGTTTGGTTCCCGAGCCGCTGTTAGATTTGGGGCGTTTTGGCTGGTTGAACCTACACTTTTCTTTGCTTCCGGCTTATCGAGGAGCAGCTCCAGTCCAGCGTGCGATTGCAGCTGGTGAAACCGAGACAGGAATTAGCATATTTCGACTTGAAGCGGGCATGGATACTGGACCGGTTGTTTGGCAAGAGTCTGTACCGTTAACCGAAGCGGATACGGCAACCAAGCTTTTAGCTGATTTAGCTGAATTGGGTGCAGGTCGCATGATTGAAGTGCTTGATAAATTGGCTGCGAATCCAGATTTACCTTTCACTCCTCAGCCTACTGAAGGGGTGAGTTTAGCGGACAAAATTACGGTAGAGGATGCGTTTATTGATTTTGCTGATTCGGCTCGAATGGTGGTTCGTCGAGCCAATTCGGTAACCGAGGATCCAGGTGCTTGGACTTGGTGGCGCGATCAGCGCATTAAGTTGGCCGAACTCGTTGCCTGCACTAGGGAAGAAGCTAACGCTTTTGGCCCAGATTTGCCGCAGCAGGTGCTACCAGGAACTATCTTTGGACGAAAGCGAACTCTCCTAGTTGCGTGTGGTAGCGATTTTGTCCAGGTGGGTAAAGTGTCGGTCCCTGGTAAGGGATGGCGTTCCGGTGCTGACTGGGCTCGTGGGGCTCGGCTGGAAACGGACGAGAGAATGGGACAAGAGCTATGA
- the metK gene encoding methionine adenosyltransferase, producing MTANQALQLFTSESVTEGHPDKVCDRISDAILDALLEQDPHSRVAVETLATKGLVHVVGEVTTEAYVEIPDIVRREVTEIGYNSSQVGFDGNSCGVSVSLGSQSPDIEAAVNTSLEQRNATSADDLDLQGAGDQGIMFGYACQETPDLMPAPIWLAHRLARQLTKVRKDGTCPGFYPDGKTQVTLGYDQDRPVSLNNVLVSTQHSADLSLADVQAQVKEFVIDPVLAEADLDLDQSELKLQINPSGKFVVGGPTGDAGLTGRKIIVDTYGGMARHGGGAFSGKDPSKVDRSASYAMRWIAKNVVAAGLASRCEIQVSYAIGSAHPVSLWVNTYGTGVASDEQIASAIWDVFDLRPAAIIRDLDLLRPIYAATASYGHFGRSEFSWEQTNRAQDLAQAIKGA from the coding sequence ATGACAGCTAATCAGGCTCTCCAGCTATTTACTTCAGAATCAGTAACTGAAGGACATCCAGATAAGGTTTGTGACCGTATCTCCGATGCCATTCTTGATGCTCTCTTAGAACAAGATCCCCATTCGCGAGTGGCGGTTGAAACTTTAGCCACGAAAGGTCTCGTTCATGTTGTAGGTGAAGTTACCACCGAAGCTTATGTCGAGATTCCAGATATCGTTCGTCGAGAAGTAACCGAAATTGGTTATAACTCGTCCCAGGTTGGTTTCGATGGCAACTCCTGTGGTGTTTCGGTTTCCTTGGGCTCGCAATCGCCTGACATTGAAGCGGCTGTTAATACCTCTTTGGAACAGCGTAACGCTACTAGTGCGGACGACCTCGACCTACAAGGGGCTGGGGATCAAGGCATTATGTTTGGCTATGCTTGCCAAGAAACCCCCGATTTGATGCCTGCACCAATTTGGCTAGCTCATCGTTTAGCACGCCAGCTTACTAAGGTACGTAAAGACGGCACTTGCCCTGGCTTCTACCCAGACGGCAAGACTCAGGTAACGTTAGGGTACGACCAGGATCGCCCAGTTAGCCTCAATAATGTGCTGGTTTCGACCCAACATTCTGCCGACCTTAGCTTGGCTGATGTTCAGGCCCAGGTAAAAGAATTCGTAATTGATCCAGTGCTCGCTGAGGCTGATCTCGACCTTGATCAGTCTGAGTTAAAACTGCAGATTAATCCTTCGGGCAAGTTTGTAGTGGGTGGACCAACCGGTGACGCTGGTTTAACTGGCCGCAAGATTATCGTTGACACCTACGGTGGGATGGCTCGTCATGGTGGGGGCGCCTTCTCTGGTAAGGATCCTTCGAAGGTAGACCGCTCAGCTTCTTACGCTATGCGTTGGATTGCGAAGAACGTAGTTGCTGCCGGCTTGGCTTCACGTTGTGAAATTCAGGTTAGCTATGCAATCGGTTCAGCCCATCCCGTGTCACTCTGGGTTAACACGTATGGCACTGGTGTGGCTAGTGACGAGCAGATTGCCAGCGCAATTTGGGACGTTTTTGATTTGCGTCCAGCTGCGATTATTCGCGATCTTGATTTGCTTCGCCCGATTTATGCTGCCACCGCCAGCTATGGCCACTTTGGTCGTTCTGAGTTCTCTTGGGAACAGACCAATCGTGCGCAGGATTTGGCGCAAGCCATTAAGGGTGCCTAA